A portion of the Segatella copri DSM 18205 genome contains these proteins:
- a CDS encoding bifunctional UDP-3-O-[3-hydroxymyristoyl] N-acetylglucosamine deacetylase/3-hydroxyacyl-ACP dehydratase, whose product MSKQKTLKGSFSLCGKGLHTGLSLTVTFNPAPENTGYKIQRIDLEGEPVIQAVAENVVETQRGTVLGKGDIRVSTIEHGMSALYALGIDNCLIQVNGPEFPILDGSAAPYVEKIQSIGIQEQNAEKDYYIIRHKIEVKDDNGSVITILPDEDFSITAMCSFESKFINSQFATLEKMETYAEEIASARTFVFVRDIMPLLQANLIKGGDLDNAIVIYERQVEQAQLDQLADHLKVPHMDANKLGYIQHRPLQWENECTRHKLLDIIGDMALIGKPIKGRIIATRPGHTVNNKFARLMRKEIRKHEIQAPIYDPNEEPIMDNIRIRQLLPHRYPMQLVDKVIAMGPNSIVGVKNVTSNEPFFTGHFPEEPVMPGVLQVEAMAQCGGLLVLNQLEEPERWSTYFMKLDDVKFRKKVVPGDTLLFRVELLAPVRHGISSMKGYMFVGDQVVAEATFTAQIVKNK is encoded by the coding sequence ATGTCAAAACAGAAGACACTGAAAGGTAGTTTCTCTCTTTGCGGAAAGGGTTTGCATACAGGCTTGAGCCTCACCGTAACTTTCAATCCTGCACCAGAGAACACCGGTTATAAAATACAGCGCATCGACCTCGAAGGCGAGCCTGTTATCCAGGCTGTAGCTGAGAACGTTGTTGAAACACAGCGCGGTACCGTACTCGGTAAGGGCGATATCCGCGTTTCTACCATCGAGCATGGTATGTCAGCACTCTATGCCCTCGGCATCGACAACTGTCTCATTCAGGTAAACGGTCCTGAGTTCCCTATCCTCGACGGTTCTGCAGCTCCGTATGTAGAGAAGATCCAGAGCATAGGCATCCAGGAGCAGAATGCTGAGAAAGACTACTACATCATCCGTCATAAGATTGAGGTGAAAGATGATAATGGGTCTGTCATCACCATCCTTCCTGACGAGGACTTCAGCATCACAGCCATGTGTTCTTTCGAGAGCAAATTCATCAACAGCCAGTTTGCTACCCTCGAAAAGATGGAGACATACGCAGAGGAGATTGCATCAGCCCGTACCTTCGTTTTCGTACGCGACATCATGCCTCTGCTCCAGGCTAACCTCATTAAGGGTGGTGACCTGGACAATGCCATCGTTATCTACGAGCGCCAGGTAGAACAGGCTCAGCTCGACCAGCTCGCCGACCATCTCAAGGTGCCTCACATGGATGCCAACAAGTTGGGTTACATCCAGCACCGTCCATTGCAGTGGGAGAACGAGTGTACACGTCATAAGCTGCTCGATATCATCGGCGATATGGCACTCATCGGCAAGCCTATCAAGGGTCGCATCATCGCTACCCGTCCTGGCCATACCGTAAACAACAAGTTCGCCCGCCTCATGCGCAAGGAGATTCGCAAGCACGAGATTCAGGCTCCTATCTACGATCCTAACGAGGAGCCAATCATGGATAATATCCGCATCCGTCAGCTCCTGCCTCACCGCTACCCTATGCAGCTGGTCGATAAGGTCATTGCTATGGGTCCTAACAGCATCGTGGGCGTAAAGAATGTAACCAGCAACGAGCCTTTCTTCACCGGTCACTTCCCTGAAGAGCCAGTAATGCCAGGCGTTCTCCAGGTAGAGGCGATGGCACAGTGTGGCGGTCTGCTCGTATTGAACCAGTTGGAAGAGCCTGAGCGCTGGAGTACTTACTTCATGAAGCTCGATGATGTGAAGTTCCGCAAGAAGGTGGTTCCGGGCGATACCCTCCTCTTCCGTGTAGAACTGCTCGCACCTGTACGCCATGGCATCAGTTCTATGAAGGGCTATATGTTCGTAGGCGACCAGGTGGTGGCAGAGGCTACTTTCACTGCACAGATTGTTAAGAACAAGTAA
- the queF gene encoding preQ(1) synthase — MDRKEDGLQALGAKTTYRMDYAPEVLETFVNKHPGNDYWVRFNCPEFTSLCPITGQPDFAEIRISYIPDVKMVESKSLKLYLFSFRNHGDFHEDCVNIIMKDLIKLMDPKYIEVTGIFTPRGGISIWPYANYGKPGTKYEKLAEQRFATHE, encoded by the coding sequence GTGGATAGAAAAGAAGACGGTCTTCAGGCATTAGGTGCCAAGACTACATATAGAATGGATTATGCGCCAGAGGTGCTCGAAACTTTCGTGAACAAGCATCCTGGCAATGATTACTGGGTACGTTTCAACTGCCCTGAGTTTACATCGCTCTGCCCTATTACGGGTCAGCCAGATTTCGCAGAGATTCGCATCAGCTATATTCCTGACGTAAAGATGGTAGAGAGCAAGAGTCTGAAACTTTATCTCTTCAGTTTCCGCAATCATGGCGATTTCCATGAAGACTGCGTAAACATCATCATGAAGGATCTCATCAAACTGATGGACCCTAAATACATTGAGGTAACAGGCATCTTTACTCCTCGTGGCGGCATCAGTATCTGGCCGTATGCCAACTATGGCAAGCCAGGCACCAAATACGAGAAACTGGCAGAGCAGAGATTCGCTACTCACGAATAA
- the menB gene encoding 1,4-dihydroxy-2-naphthoyl-CoA synthase, with the protein MREWKKIEGFDFKEIIFEEYNHIAKITINRERYRNAFTPLTTWEMAQAFNYCRDCLDIRVVILTGAGDKAFCAGGDMHVKGRGGYVGNDGVPRLNVLDVQMQIRRLPKPVIAMVNGYAIGGGHVLHVMCDLTIASENAIFGQTGPKVGSFDAGFGSSYLARMVGQKKAREIWFLCKQYSAKEAEQMGMVNKVVPLEKLEDTCVEWAEIMMERSPLALRMIKAGLNAELDGQAGIQELAGDATMLYYTMDEAQEGGKAFLEKRKPRFEDYPQFP; encoded by the coding sequence ATGAGAGAATGGAAGAAGATAGAAGGTTTTGATTTCAAGGAAATCATCTTCGAGGAGTATAATCATATCGCTAAGATTACCATCAACCGTGAGCGCTACCGTAATGCCTTCACGCCGTTGACCACTTGGGAGATGGCGCAGGCATTCAACTATTGCCGCGACTGTCTGGATATCCGTGTGGTCATTCTGACGGGTGCCGGCGATAAGGCATTCTGTGCAGGTGGCGACATGCATGTGAAGGGCCGAGGCGGTTATGTAGGTAATGACGGTGTACCTCGCCTGAATGTGCTCGATGTACAGATGCAGATTCGTCGTTTGCCAAAGCCGGTTATCGCTATGGTGAATGGTTATGCCATCGGTGGCGGTCATGTGCTTCATGTGATGTGCGACCTGACCATCGCTTCAGAGAATGCCATCTTTGGACAGACTGGTCCTAAGGTAGGAAGCTTCGATGCCGGTTTCGGTTCTTCTTATTTGGCAAGAATGGTGGGTCAGAAGAAGGCTCGTGAAATTTGGTTCCTCTGCAAGCAGTATTCTGCCAAGGAGGCTGAACAGATGGGAATGGTGAACAAGGTGGTGCCTCTCGAAAAGTTGGAAGATACCTGTGTAGAGTGGGCTGAAATCATGATGGAGCGTTCGCCTCTGGCACTCCGTATGATCAAGGCTGGCTTGAATGCCGAACTGGATGGTCAGGCTGGTATTCAGGAGTTGGCTGGCGATGCCACGATGCTCTATTATACGATGGATGAGGCTCAGGAAGGTGGCAAGGCGTTCCTTGAGAAGCGCAAGCCTCGCTTCGAGGATTATCCTCAGTTCCCATAA
- a CDS encoding Abi family protein, protein MNSLIPFQKEYQHADALVQLLLSRGLAIDNPGKAEQYLKTINYYRLSAYMYPLLLVPKSEHRFKTDASFRQVMMLYRFDKKLRLFMFNEIEKIEIAVRTAIVDECTSAFGDSFWMTNASYFIDSNKFLKTLVLLKHEVEKSREEFIAHFKQTYSDPYPPAWILAELIPLGVMVNIFNNLKNAQVKKRIALRFGLQLKVFNSWMTIITLTRNSCCHHARVWNKQNTMLPMVPHRTTHAWIILPSNPLRVYYNLCIIKYFLDTISPNNDMGKKLRDLLSAFPLVDPAPMGFPEGWENEELWKIG, encoded by the coding sequence ATGAATAGTCTTATCCCATTTCAAAAGGAATACCAACATGCAGATGCTCTTGTTCAATTACTCTTGTCAAGAGGACTTGCTATTGATAATCCCGGTAAAGCAGAACAGTACCTAAAGACGATAAATTATTATCGCCTTTCAGCATATATGTATCCATTGCTTTTAGTTCCCAAGTCAGAGCATCGGTTCAAGACAGATGCAAGTTTCCGACAGGTCATGATGTTGTATCGTTTTGACAAGAAGCTTCGTCTGTTTATGTTTAATGAAATCGAGAAAATCGAGATAGCCGTTCGTACAGCTATCGTTGATGAGTGTACATCAGCGTTTGGAGATAGCTTCTGGATGACGAATGCTTCTTATTTTATAGATTCAAATAAGTTTCTGAAGACTTTGGTTTTGCTAAAACATGAAGTAGAAAAGTCTCGTGAAGAATTTATTGCGCATTTTAAGCAAACGTATTCTGATCCATATCCACCAGCTTGGATACTGGCAGAACTCATTCCTTTGGGTGTAATGGTAAACATCTTTAATAATCTCAAGAATGCGCAAGTAAAAAAGCGGATAGCTTTACGTTTTGGATTGCAATTAAAGGTGTTTAATTCATGGATGACAATTATAACTTTAACAAGAAATTCTTGCTGTCATCATGCAAGAGTATGGAATAAGCAGAATACAATGTTGCCTATGGTTCCACATCGAACCACCCATGCTTGGATAATATTACCTTCCAATCCTTTGCGAGTTTATTATAATCTTTGTATCATTAAGTATTTCTTGGATACAATTTCGCCCAATAATGATATGGGGAAGAAGTTACGTGATTTGTTATCGGCTTTCCCTCTTGTTGATCCTGCACCAATGGGATTTCCTGAGGGTTGGGAGAACGAGGAATTGTGGAAAATCGGGTAA
- the lpxD gene encoding UDP-3-O-(3-hydroxymyristoyl)glucosamine N-acyltransferase, whose protein sequence is MEFTAQQIAQFVQGRVEGDENATVNTFAKIEEGKEGAISFLSNPKYTHYVYETKSSIVLIDENVELEHPVSTTLIRVKNAYECVAKLLQMYESMKPKKTGIDPLAFVSLKAKVAEGVYVGAFAYISEGAEVGEGSQIYPHAYIGEGVKIGKNALIYPNVTVYHGCKLGNNVTLHAGCVIGADGFGFAPGPEGYDKIPQIGIVTIEDDVEIGANTCVDRSTMGSTYVRKGVKLDNLVQIAHNTDIGANTVMSSQVGVAGSTKVGEWCMFGGQVGIAGHITIGDKVFLGAQSGVPGSLKSGQQLIGTPPMEQRAYFKSQAIFRRLPDMYKELNDLKKQIEELKKK, encoded by the coding sequence ATGGAATTTACCGCTCAACAAATAGCCCAGTTCGTTCAGGGCCGTGTGGAAGGTGATGAGAACGCAACAGTCAACACCTTCGCAAAAATCGAAGAAGGTAAGGAAGGCGCTATCTCGTTCCTTTCTAACCCTAAATACACTCATTATGTTTACGAAACCAAGTCAAGCATCGTACTCATTGATGAGAACGTAGAATTGGAACACCCTGTCAGCACAACCCTCATCCGTGTGAAGAATGCATACGAGTGTGTGGCTAAGCTCCTGCAGATGTACGAATCCATGAAGCCTAAGAAGACCGGCATCGATCCGCTGGCTTTCGTATCTCTAAAGGCTAAGGTGGCTGAAGGCGTATATGTAGGTGCTTTCGCATATATCAGCGAGGGTGCAGAGGTAGGCGAAGGTAGCCAGATTTATCCTCATGCCTACATCGGAGAGGGTGTAAAGATTGGTAAGAATGCACTCATCTATCCGAACGTTACCGTATATCACGGCTGTAAATTAGGCAATAACGTTACGCTTCATGCCGGTTGTGTAATCGGTGCCGACGGATTCGGATTCGCTCCAGGTCCTGAAGGTTACGACAAGATTCCTCAGATTGGTATCGTTACCATCGAAGACGATGTAGAGATTGGTGCCAACACTTGTGTAGACCGTTCTACAATGGGTTCTACCTATGTTCGCAAGGGCGTAAAGCTCGACAACCTCGTACAGATTGCCCACAATACCGACATCGGCGCCAACACCGTGATGTCTTCTCAGGTAGGTGTAGCAGGCAGTACAAAGGTAGGCGAATGGTGTATGTTTGGCGGTCAGGTGGGTATTGCCGGCCACATCACTATCGGCGACAAGGTGTTCCTCGGTGCCCAGAGTGGTGTTCCGGGCAGCCTCAAGAGCGGCCAGCAGCTCATCGGAACTCCTCCTATGGAGCAGCGCGCTTACTTCAAGTCTCAGGCTATCTTCCGTCGTTTGCCTGACATGTACAAGGAACTCAACGACCTGAAGAAGCAGATTGAAGAATTAAAGAAAAAGTAA
- the lpxA gene encoding acyl-ACP--UDP-N-acetylglucosamine O-acyltransferase, translated as MNQISPLAFVHPEAKLGDNNIIGPFCYIDKDTVLGDNNVLQNSVTIHVGARIGNNNEFFPGASISTKPQDLKFKGEQTTCEVGDNNSIRENVTISRGTASKGKTVVGSNNLLMETVHVAHDCELGSGLIIGNSTKFAGEVVVDDNAIVSANVLVHQFCHIAGYVMIQGGCRFSQDIPPYIIAGKEPTRYCSINLIGLRRRGFSNETIQNIHEAYRLLYSKGVLKEGIEEIKKNLEVTKEIQYIIDFVESSQRGIIR; from the coding sequence ATGAATCAGATTAGTCCATTAGCGTTTGTTCATCCAGAGGCAAAACTCGGTGACAACAACATTATCGGTCCTTTCTGCTATATCGACAAGGACACCGTTTTGGGCGATAACAACGTATTGCAGAACAGCGTTACCATTCACGTGGGCGCTCGCATCGGCAACAATAATGAATTTTTCCCAGGCGCCAGCATCTCTACCAAGCCTCAGGATTTGAAGTTCAAGGGCGAGCAGACAACATGCGAGGTTGGCGATAACAACAGCATCCGTGAGAACGTTACTATCTCTCGTGGTACAGCCTCTAAGGGCAAGACCGTAGTAGGCAGCAACAACCTCCTGATGGAGACCGTTCACGTGGCTCACGACTGCGAGCTCGGCAGCGGCTTGATTATCGGCAACTCTACCAAGTTTGCCGGTGAGGTGGTAGTAGACGACAACGCCATCGTCAGCGCCAACGTTCTCGTTCACCAGTTCTGCCATATCGCAGGTTACGTGATGATCCAGGGCGGTTGCCGTTTCTCTCAGGATATTCCTCCATACATCATTGCCGGCAAGGAGCCAACCCGCTACTGCAGCATCAACCTCATCGGTCTGCGCCGTCGCGGTTTCAGCAATGAGACCATCCAGAACATCCACGAGGCTTACCGCCTGCTCTACAGCAAGGGTGTATTGAAAGAAGGTATCGAGGAAATCAAGAAGAATCTTGAGGTTACCAAGGAGATTCAGTATATTATCGACTTCGTAGAGAGTTCTCAGCGAGGCATTATCCGATAA
- a CDS encoding inorganic phosphate transporter — protein sequence MGTIYLCIVIFLLCLAVFDLFVGVSNDAVNFLQSAIGAKVAKFRTVLIIASCGVVLGAIMSSGMMDIARHGIMSPDHFTFEEVMTLFLAVMVTDIIVLDVFNTLGMPTSTTVSLVFELLGGAFILATLKMYGDDSLNYGVLLNSNKALEVIMGIFSSVIIAFVFGAFVMWLSRIVFTFNYRKHSRYSIAIFGGIAFTALSYFIFMKGLGKSPYLPAEVRDYIDQNLGFLICITFVVSAVVMEFLHLCRVNIFKFTVLMGTFALAMAFAGNDLVNFIGVPLAGLSSYQDYMANANGAAPDQFMMTSLMESAKTTPGFLLAAGAVMIIAMATSKKAQNVIKTSVDLSRQDEGDEMFGSSSAARVIVRNCQATDSWLKQFMPKALMNWINSRFDKNNVELEESAAFDVVRAAVNLVLASMLITIGTNLKLPLSTTYVTFMVAMGSSLADRAWSRESAVFRVTGVLSVIGGWFITAGVAFAACAIVCIIMHFGGVGIQACFMGLVIYLLIRSNIKYNKKAKEEGKSSTFQLMMRSRDPEIVWDLLRRQVSRTQSYVCHFALNEFNQIMDGLTNENTRNLRHANKDLKKEQDMLKKFRRQEMLGLKKSPIEIAIERNTWFHLGANSNQQFIYSLRRMLEPIKEHVDNNFNPLPAEYIKEFAPVRQKINDLMRMSCELIETGRYDSYREILAEADACKDELSVLRKKHIDRIQHMTDNTLMQISLVYLNVLQESQEFLSVMRHQLRAAKKFMEK from the coding sequence ATGGGTACAATTTATTTATGTATTGTGATCTTCCTGCTCTGTTTAGCAGTGTTCGATCTCTTCGTAGGAGTCAGCAACGATGCTGTCAACTTCCTGCAATCTGCCATCGGAGCTAAGGTGGCTAAATTTCGCACGGTGCTGATTATCGCATCCTGCGGTGTGGTTCTCGGAGCCATCATGTCATCGGGAATGATGGATATCGCCCGCCATGGTATCATGAGTCCTGACCACTTTACATTCGAAGAGGTAATGACGCTCTTCCTGGCGGTCATGGTGACTGACATTATCGTCCTGGATGTGTTCAATACCTTAGGTATGCCGACATCTACTACCGTCTCTCTGGTATTTGAGTTGCTGGGTGGTGCTTTCATCCTCGCTACATTGAAGATGTATGGCGACGACAGCCTCAACTATGGCGTATTGCTCAACAGCAACAAGGCTTTGGAGGTAATCATGGGTATCTTCTCATCTGTCATCATCGCCTTCGTATTCGGTGCCTTTGTAATGTGGCTTTCACGTATCGTTTTCACCTTCAACTACCGCAAGCACAGCCGCTACAGCATCGCTATCTTCGGCGGTATCGCCTTTACAGCCCTCTCTTACTTCATCTTCATGAAGGGTTTGGGCAAGAGTCCTTACCTGCCTGCTGAGGTGCGCGATTACATCGACCAGAATCTCGGTTTCCTCATCTGCATCACCTTCGTGGTGTCTGCTGTTGTGATGGAATTCCTGCACCTCTGCCGTGTCAACATCTTCAAGTTTACGGTGCTGATGGGTACTTTCGCCCTGGCTATGGCTTTCGCTGGTAACGACCTGGTGAACTTCATCGGTGTGCCTCTGGCTGGTCTTTCTTCTTATCAGGACTATATGGCAAATGCCAACGGTGCAGCGCCAGACCAGTTTATGATGACTTCATTGATGGAGAGCGCCAAGACCACTCCTGGCTTCCTGCTTGCTGCCGGTGCCGTGATGATTATCGCCATGGCGACATCCAAGAAAGCACAGAACGTAATCAAGACTTCTGTTGACTTGAGCCGTCAGGATGAGGGCGATGAGATGTTCGGCAGTTCTTCTGCAGCCCGCGTGATTGTACGCAACTGCCAGGCTACAGATTCATGGTTGAAGCAGTTTATGCCAAAGGCGCTGATGAACTGGATCAACAGCCGTTTCGACAAGAATAATGTTGAACTCGAGGAGAGTGCTGCTTTCGACGTGGTTCGTGCAGCCGTTAACCTGGTACTTGCTTCCATGCTGATCACCATCGGTACCAACCTGAAGTTGCCTCTCTCTACCACCTACGTTACCTTCATGGTAGCTATGGGTTCTTCACTTGCTGATAGAGCATGGAGCCGCGAGAGTGCCGTATTCCGTGTAACAGGTGTATTGAGTGTAATCGGTGGTTGGTTCATCACAGCCGGTGTAGCTTTCGCAGCCTGTGCCATTGTTTGTATCATCATGCACTTCGGTGGTGTGGGCATCCAGGCTTGCTTCATGGGGTTGGTTATCTACCTGCTCATCCGCAGCAACATCAAGTATAACAAGAAGGCTAAGGAAGAGGGCAAGAGTAGTACCTTCCAGCTGATGATGCGTTCCCGCGACCCAGAGATTGTATGGGATTTGCTTCGCCGTCAGGTTTCACGCACCCAGTCTTACGTCTGCCACTTTGCCCTGAACGAGTTCAACCAGATTATGGATGGTCTTACTAACGAGAATACCCGCAACCTTCGTCATGCCAACAAGGATCTGAAGAAGGAACAGGATATGCTGAAGAAGTTCCGCCGTCAGGAAATGCTCGGTTTGAAGAAATCGCCTATCGAGATTGCCATCGAGCGCAACACCTGGTTCCATCTGGGTGCCAACAGCAACCAGCAATTTATCTACTCTCTGCGCCGTATGCTCGAACCAATCAAGGAACATGTTGACAACAACTTCAATCCGCTTCCTGCTGAATACATCAAGGAGTTTGCTCCTGTACGCCAGAAGATCAACGACCTGATGCGCATGAGCTGCGAACTGATAGAGACCGGCAGATATGACAGCTATCGCGAGATTCTTGCCGAGGCAGATGCCTGCAAAGACGAGCTTTCAGTTCTCCGCAAGAAGCATATCGACCGCATCCAGCACATGACTGACAATACGCTGATGCAGATTTCTCTGGTTTATCTCAACGTACTGCAGGAGAGTCAGGAATTCCTGAGTGTGATGAGACATCAGTTAAGAGCTGCAAAGAAGTTTATGGAAAAGTAA
- a CDS encoding queuosine precursor transporter: protein MDKKKTQVSVLFMLFSILFCVCLIAANVLETKQIAFGPVSLTGGLIVFPVSYIINDVVCEVWGYQKARLLIWTGFAMNFFFVALGAICDVIPAAPYWTNDAGFHAIFGLAPRIAAASFVAFIIGSFANAYVMSVMKIRDGGKHFSARAILSTIAGESCDSLIFFPLALGGVVPASELPWLMLWQVILKTAYEIVVLPLTIRVVKYVKKHEGEDVYDNNISYNVFKIFSLG, encoded by the coding sequence ATGGACAAGAAAAAAACTCAAGTGAGCGTGCTGTTTATGCTTTTCAGCATCCTCTTCTGCGTTTGCCTGATTGCAGCAAACGTACTCGAAACAAAGCAAATCGCCTTCGGGCCAGTTTCCCTTACCGGTGGACTCATCGTATTCCCTGTAAGCTACATCATCAACGATGTGGTATGTGAAGTATGGGGCTATCAGAAAGCGCGTCTGTTGATATGGACCGGCTTTGCGATGAACTTCTTCTTCGTGGCACTGGGTGCTATCTGCGATGTGATTCCAGCAGCACCTTATTGGACCAACGATGCCGGTTTTCATGCCATCTTCGGTCTGGCACCCCGCATTGCAGCAGCCTCTTTCGTAGCCTTCATCATCGGTTCATTTGCCAATGCCTATGTAATGAGCGTAATGAAAATCCGCGATGGTGGCAAGCATTTCTCTGCCCGTGCCATCCTCAGTACCATTGCAGGTGAGAGTTGCGACAGCCTTATCTTCTTCCCACTTGCCCTGGGCGGTGTGGTGCCTGCATCAGAATTGCCTTGGCTCATGCTCTGGCAGGTAATACTGAAGACTGCCTACGAGATTGTGGTATTGCCTCTGACCATCCGTGTAGTGAAATACGTGAAGAAGCATGAAGGTGAAGATGTATACGACAATAACATCTCCTACAATGTATTCAAGATCTTCAGCCTCGGCTAA
- the miaA gene encoding tRNA (adenosine(37)-N6)-dimethylallyltransferase MiaA translates to MKTLIVVLGPTGVGKTELCLSLAEHLAIPIINADSRQIFAELPIGTAAPTAEQQQRVKHYFVGNHHIEDYYSAAQYEADVMNLLQEDIFKNHDVALLTGGSMMYIDAVCKGIDDIPTVRDDIRTWMKQRLEEEGLEALVEELHKMDPEHWAIVDRKNPRRVVHALEICHQTGKTYTSFRTAEKKQRPFRIIKIGLNRDRAELYDRINQRVLMMMDEGLEAEARSVYPQKGLTALRTVGYKEMFAYFDGEIDKDEAIRQIQSHSREYMRKQLTWFKRDTTIQWFHPDQQDEIIRFIDEEI, encoded by the coding sequence ATGAAAACATTGATTGTGGTCTTAGGTCCTACCGGTGTAGGTAAAACGGAGCTTTGCCTTTCACTGGCAGAGCATCTCGCTATACCAATTATCAATGCCGACTCCCGCCAGATTTTCGCCGAACTCCCTATAGGAACCGCAGCCCCTACTGCCGAACAGCAGCAGCGGGTAAAGCATTATTTCGTAGGAAACCACCACATCGAAGATTATTACAGCGCTGCCCAATATGAGGCTGATGTGATGAATCTCCTGCAGGAAGACATCTTCAAGAATCACGATGTGGCGCTGCTTACAGGCGGCAGCATGATGTATATCGATGCTGTATGCAAAGGAATCGACGACATCCCTACTGTTCGTGACGACATCCGCACTTGGATGAAACAGCGTCTGGAAGAGGAAGGGCTGGAGGCACTGGTAGAAGAACTCCACAAGATGGATCCGGAGCACTGGGCGATAGTAGACAGGAAGAATCCACGCCGCGTGGTTCATGCCCTGGAAATCTGTCATCAGACCGGCAAGACTTATACTTCTTTCCGCACAGCCGAAAAGAAGCAGCGCCCTTTCCGCATCATCAAGATAGGTCTGAACCGCGACAGAGCTGAACTCTACGACCGCATCAACCAGCGTGTACTGATGATGATGGACGAAGGTCTGGAGGCAGAAGCACGCAGCGTATACCCACAGAAGGGCCTCACTGCCTTGAGAACCGTGGGCTACAAGGAAATGTTTGCCTATTTCGATGGCGAGATAGATAAGGATGAAGCCATCCGCCAGATACAGTCGCATAGCCGTGAATACATGCGCAAGCAGCTCACCTGGTTTAAGCGGGATACCACTATCCAATGGTTCCATCCCGACCAGCAAGATGAAATCATCCGATTTATCGATGAAGAGATATAA
- a CDS encoding HAD family hydrolase, with the protein MDRFKDIKAIAFDADDTLWALQNYFEDVEHEYCELLAEYGKEKDISAALFETESKNMADLGYGCKAFTISLVENAVKVSKGKVEANVIAQIVDLGKSLLHLDAKPLEGVEKTLACFREMKKYKLAVFTKGELMDQENKLWRSGLQRYFDVVTIVSDKTPKAYHRLCRELDVTSDELVMVGNSFKSDIAPALKIGASAVHIPFHTTWAHEKTEEFEHPKLRRISRFEELLDIL; encoded by the coding sequence ATGGATAGATTTAAAGATATCAAGGCGATAGCTTTCGATGCCGATGATACGCTCTGGGCATTACAAAACTATTTCGAGGACGTGGAGCATGAGTATTGCGAGCTGCTTGCGGAATATGGAAAGGAAAAGGATATTTCTGCTGCTCTCTTCGAGACGGAGAGTAAAAATATGGCTGATTTGGGTTATGGTTGCAAGGCTTTCACCATATCCCTGGTAGAGAATGCCGTGAAGGTAAGTAAGGGTAAGGTGGAGGCGAATGTCATCGCCCAAATTGTGGACTTGGGTAAGAGTCTCCTGCATCTTGATGCCAAGCCTTTGGAAGGGGTAGAGAAAACCTTGGCTTGTTTCCGTGAGATGAAGAAATATAAGCTGGCAGTCTTCACCAAGGGTGAGTTGATGGATCAGGAGAATAAGTTGTGGCGTTCGGGTCTGCAGCGGTATTTTGATGTGGTGACTATCGTGAGCGACAAGACGCCCAAGGCTTATCATCGTCTCTGCAGGGAACTGGATGTAACTTCCGACGAGCTGGTGATGGTGGGTAACAGTTTCAAGAGTGATATTGCTCCGGCATTAAAAATCGGAGCTTCGGCTGTCCATATCCCTTTTCATACCACATGGGCGCATGAAAAGACAGAGGAATTTGAACATCCCAAGCTCCGTCGTATTTCAAGATTCGAGGAACTTCTCGATATCTTATAA